GATGTCGTTGTCGATATCAGCGACAGGCTCCCCGAGGGCGCGCTCGATGAGCTTCCGGCGGACGAGCCTGCGGAGATAATAAAGGTCCCGGACGATTATTTCGGAAAAGAGCCGACGACGGCACGTGAAGGGCTTTCCGATCTCATCTCCGATGTGAACGGCAGGGATGCGGGGGAAGAGGACGGTGCCGTGGAGCATGTGCCGCATCATGACGATGAGGGCGCCTGGAGAACGGTCATCGACGATTTTGCCGCACGTACGCTCGTGTCGGTATCGCTCATGGATATCATGGAAAGCCTCGAGCGTGAGCTCAGTGTGAGCGCGAAGAAATGCCTCATGCTCGAGAAGACCGAGGCGGGGATGTTCACGGTGACCGAGGCGTTCGATATCGAAGAGGCGACGCGTACGGGGTTCACCATCGACCCCGAAGGCGCGTTCTATCAGAGCATGCTTTCGAAAAAGAAGACCGTATATATCAAGTCCAATCCGTTCTCGTACGAGGGGCTTGCCGCCACGATAGGCGAGCGTGACAAGGCGGACACCGAGCGCATGCTTTTCATGCCGGTGTTCGATGACGGCGGGGATATAAAGGGCTTCTTCGTCCTTATGAACGCGGCCCCCAAGGGCTGACAACTCGATGACCAACTGCTGACGGAGGATCTATGATCGATACAATGCTCGTTGTGCTTGAATTCGTGCTTCTCATCGCGTTCGGCGGCGCGTCCGGTTTCGTGCTCCTGCGATTTTTCAAGGTGCAGACCCTCGGTGCGCATTGGGGGGCCATCATTGTCGGTGTTATCGGCGGTTCCCTCGGCACTTTCCTCGCCTTCCATCTCAAGGGGCTGCTCGCGTTCATGCATCTCTATCACATGGACGTGCCCGCCACCATACTCGGCGCCATCATCCTGGTGA
This region of Spirochaetota bacterium genomic DNA includes:
- a CDS encoding GlsB/YeaQ/YmgE family stress response membrane protein, which gives rise to MIDTMLVVLEFVLLIAFGGASGFVLLRFFKVQTLGAHWGAIIVGVIGGSLGTFLAFHLKGLLAFMHLYHMDVPATILGAIILVKLFNLVTPASYK